The proteins below are encoded in one region of Lytechinus pictus isolate F3 Inbred chromosome 11, Lp3.0, whole genome shotgun sequence:
- the LOC129271018 gene encoding phosphatidylinositol-glycan biosynthesis class W protein-like: MDGNIDTPVLSKATFYSNLNGTSKGEISLILSINPASALLRASIQLSLCSLGITESLILKILLDFAVLTLPLLLAVSLLSDDALYILLTEVIISFSLVFMAMHYQSPKRKSLSLSQLGQTPMEGRLPFITNFRVLNNIGVAVGILAVDFVMFPRRFAKTETYGTGIMDGGVGAYVLMNAIVSPEARGQYSRSGSTSVMKSLTSSIPLLVLGLGRLVSVKGVDYHEHISEYGLYWNFFFTLAATKILCTLILLFAPVRWSAVISVSLAVGYQYLLTHRGLEDLVLHGTDLNDSRNGFFNANREGLVSCLGYVAIYFAGVRLGQYLLKPRKTVSEWLKVLVYLLIADVVLWITLAQVEAHVGLTSRRLANLPYIIWNVAYCIHVLCSFLLIDIAMIIIKHHYLAKDKPEQLSLLVSAISRNQLLYFLLANVLTGLVNISIDTIHQPDVASFGIVALYLFVLNCVLVFFHQKNISTKFW; encoded by the exons ATGGATGGAAATATTGATACCCCAGTTCTCTCAAAGGCCACGTTCTACAGCAATCTGAATGGAACATCAAAAGGTGAAATATCTCTCATACTCTCAATCAACCCAGCTTCTGCCCTGCTCAGGGCTTCAATACAGCTCAGCTTGTGTTCACTAGGCATCACTGAAAGTCTGAT ACTGAAGATTCTCTTGGACTTTGCAGTGTTAACTCTACCCTTGCTACTTGCGGTTAGTCTCCTCAGCGATGACGCCCTTTATATTCTTCTCACCGAAGTCATCATCTCCTTTTCTTTGGTCTTCATGGCGATGCATTATCAAAGCCCCAAGCGTAAATCGCTGTCTCTGAGCCAGCTGGGACAGACACCAATGGAAGGAAGGCTCCCTTTCATCACAAACTTTagagttttgaataatattgggGTTGCTGTGGGCATCTTGGCAGTGGACTTTGTCATGTTTCCTAGAAGGTTTGCCAAGACAGAGACATATGGCACTGGTATCATGGATGGAGGGGTTGGTGCGTATGTATTGATGAATGCTATTGTGTCACCTGAAGCAAGAGGACAGTATAGTAG GTCTGGATCAACTTCTGTGATGAAATCTCTTACATCATCTATACCACTCCTCGTCCTTGGCCTTGGTAGGCTGGTATCTGTTAAAGGGGTAGACTACCATGAACATATCTCTGAGTATGGCCTCTACTGGAATTTCTTCTTCACCCTAGCAGCTACAAAG ATTTTATGCACCCTAATACTCCTGTTTGCCCCAGTGCGGTGGAGTGCAGTCATCTCCGTTTCTTTGGCTGTTGGATATCAGTACCTGCTGACCCATCGAGGCCTGGAGGACCTGGTCCTACACGGTACAGACCTGAATGATTCCAGGAATGGGTTCTTCAATGCTAATAGAGAAGGTCTGGTTTCCTGTCTGGGGTACGTAGCGATCTACTTCGCAGGTGTCCGGCTTGGTCAGTACCTGTTAAAGCCCAG GAAAACTGTCAGTGAGTGGCTGAAAGTGTTGGTATACCTTTTGATAGCTGATGTAGTGTTGTGGATTACCCTGGCTCAAGTAGAAGCACACGTAGGACTAACCAGTCGAAGGCTTGCTAACCTCCCTTACATCATCTGGAAT GTTGCATACTGTATACATGTGCTATGCAGTTTTCTCCTCATTGACATTGCCATGATCATCATTAAACATCACTATTTAGCAAAAG ATAAACCAGAGCAGCTTTCTCTACTGGTGTCAGCCATCAGTCGAAATCAACTCCTGTATTTCTTACTAGCCAATGTCCTGACTGGTCTTGTAAATATATCGATAGACACAATACATCAGCCTGACGTTGCATCTTTTGGTATCGTcgctttgtatttatttgtacTTAACTGTGTTCTAGTGTTCTTCCATCAAAAGAATATCAGCACCAAATTCTGGTAG